The following proteins are encoded in a genomic region of Bernardetia sp. MNP-M8:
- a CDS encoding response regulator, whose product MAKFKHICIIDDDPIYTFTTRKIMELGNFSNYIEVFKNGKEALEALKPRVEAHQNVPEVIFLDLNMPIMDGWQFLDEFTMPNTKQITIYIVSSSIDPADLKKAKQYSLVTNYIIKPITSEKLKELFDDMKNNNSYE is encoded by the coding sequence ATGGCAAAATTTAAACACATCTGTATCATAGATGATGACCCTATTTATACATTTACTACTCGCAAAATAATGGAGTTAGGAAATTTCTCTAATTATATTGAAGTCTTTAAAAATGGAAAAGAAGCCTTAGAAGCTCTAAAGCCTAGAGTAGAGGCACATCAGAATGTTCCTGAGGTAATATTTCTAGATTTGAATATGCCCATTATGGATGGATGGCAATTTTTAGACGAGTTTACTATGCCAAATACTAAACAAATTACAATTTATATTGTGTCTTCTTCTATCGACCCTGCTGATTTAAAAAAGGCAAAACAGTATTCATTGGTAACAAATTATATAATAAAGCCAATTACATCTGAAAAACTCAAAGAGCTTTTTGATGATATGAAGAATAATAATAGTTATGAATAA
- a CDS encoding PAS domain S-box protein produces the protein MKLTTDQLIAKIANQEKEVKNYKEVLHQIKTAAQMGIWEVDLEKHTMKWSDVTKQIHGVEVDYEPTIEEGIHFYPEGKNRQVITEVFKEAIEKGINYDLELQILTATGNLKWVRLIGISEIKNGKCEKLYGLIQDIDQAVKYRLELEQQKKLFRQTFEFAPNGMALVGLDGNWTQVNQQVCIMLGYTKEELSKLTFQDITHPDDLDLDLKLLEELLAGKRESYQMEKRYFHKSGNLVWALLSVSLMKDKEGNPVHFVSQLTDITDKKLLLETTLEQNDRLLNFAHIVSHNLRSHTSNFSMLLSMMKMENPKLVENEFFPFLLQSSSSLQETLSYLTDIVVMQNEVKDNTKALNLYKYVEKAHFAIQSLVSSSNAEIHNEVDKDIFVDAIPAYLESIILNFFTNSIKYCSNKRNPIIFITSEIDPSYVVFSIKDNGLGIDLEKHGKKLFGMYKTFHEKEDSRGIGLFITKNQIEALGGKVEVESQVNQGTTFKIYLKHGKI, from the coding sequence ATGAAATTAACTACTGACCAACTAATTGCTAAGATAGCCAATCAAGAAAAAGAAGTAAAGAACTATAAAGAAGTTTTGCATCAAATCAAAACGGCTGCTCAAATGGGAATTTGGGAGGTAGATTTGGAAAAACATACAATGAAATGGAGTGATGTTACCAAGCAAATACATGGAGTAGAAGTAGATTATGAGCCTACAATAGAGGAGGGTATTCATTTTTATCCAGAAGGAAAAAACCGTCAGGTAATTACAGAGGTTTTTAAAGAAGCAATAGAAAAAGGAATCAATTATGATTTGGAATTGCAAATTTTGACAGCAACAGGAAACCTAAAATGGGTCAGGCTAATAGGAATTAGTGAAATTAAGAATGGAAAATGTGAAAAGTTATATGGACTTATTCAAGATATTGATCAAGCTGTAAAATATAGATTAGAATTAGAACAACAAAAAAAACTTTTTAGACAAACTTTTGAGTTTGCCCCTAACGGAATGGCTCTTGTTGGCTTAGATGGAAATTGGACACAAGTAAATCAACAAGTTTGTATAATGCTAGGATATACTAAAGAAGAATTATCCAAACTTACTTTTCAAGATATTACACATCCAGATGATTTGGATTTGGATTTGAAACTTTTGGAAGAACTTTTAGCTGGAAAAAGAGAAAGTTATCAGATGGAAAAACGTTATTTTCATAAATCAGGTAATTTAGTATGGGCTTTATTGAGTGTTTCGCTGATGAAAGATAAGGAAGGTAATCCAGTACATTTTGTTTCTCAATTAACTGACATTACAGACAAGAAGCTTTTGTTAGAAACGACACTTGAGCAAAATGATCGATTACTTAATTTTGCGCATATTGTATCCCATAATCTTCGTTCACATACCAGTAATTTTTCGATGCTTCTTTCCATGATGAAAATGGAAAACCCAAAATTAGTAGAAAACGAATTTTTTCCTTTTTTGCTTCAGTCCTCAAGTAGTTTGCAAGAAACATTGTCTTATCTGACTGATATTGTAGTAATGCAAAATGAAGTTAAAGATAATACAAAGGCATTAAATCTTTATAAATATGTAGAAAAAGCACATTTTGCAATACAGAGTTTAGTTTCTTCTAGCAATGCAGAGATTCATAATGAAGTAGATAAAGATATATTTGTAGATGCAATTCCTGCTTATTTAGAGAGTATTATTCTAAATTTTTTCACTAATTCTATAAAATACTGTTCTAATAAAAGAAATCCTATTATTTTTATTACTTCTGAAATAGATCCTTCTTACGTGGTTTTTTCTATAAAAGATAACGGACTAGGAATAGATTTGGAAAAACATGGAAAAAAACTTTTTGGGATGTATAAAACTTTTCATGAGAAAGAAGATTCTCGTGGAATAGGATTGTTCATTACCAAAAACCAAATCGAAGCTCTTGGTGGAAAAGTAGAAGTTGAAAGTCAAGTAAATCAAGGAACAACATTTAAAATTTATTTAAAACATGGCAAAATTTAA
- a CDS encoding radical SAM protein produces the protein MRLIPHPILCNYYLTYRCNATCSFCDIWEKPSPFVKVENVEKNLSDLKKLGVKVIDFTGGEPLLHPELDIFLDIAKKKKFITTVTTNGIRYPKLAEKLKGKIDMLHFSLDAADAETHDKMRGVKCFDKIMESIEIAKSLGERPDILCTVFEGNFGEIEKIYETITLKNKLVLILNPVFEYNSVDTLGNLNKEYLQKLLQFSKKKLVYLNEAFIDLRLEGGNKIEKPICKAASSTLVISPENKLVLPCYHLGKEEFEINDSLYELYHSDKIKSLISEEGKLPECEGCTINCYMQPSFAVEINRFFWKALPSTLKYNFMKGTWKNLL, from the coding sequence ATGCGCCTCATCCCCCACCCCATCTTATGTAATTATTACCTAACTTATCGCTGCAATGCAACGTGTAGTTTTTGTGATATTTGGGAAAAACCATCGCCTTTTGTAAAAGTAGAAAACGTAGAAAAAAATCTATCTGACTTAAAAAAACTAGGCGTAAAAGTAATTGATTTTACAGGAGGAGAACCTCTCTTACACCCAGAACTAGACATTTTTTTAGATATTGCTAAAAAGAAAAAGTTCATTACGACAGTTACCACAAACGGAATCCGTTATCCAAAACTAGCTGAAAAATTAAAAGGAAAAATAGATATGTTGCATTTTTCCTTAGATGCAGCCGATGCCGAAACTCACGACAAAATGCGTGGTGTAAAGTGTTTTGATAAAATAATGGAATCGATAGAAATAGCTAAAAGTTTGGGAGAGCGACCAGATATTTTGTGTACTGTCTTTGAAGGAAATTTTGGAGAAATAGAAAAAATCTATGAAACTATTACTTTGAAAAATAAATTAGTTTTGATTCTTAATCCTGTATTTGAATACAATTCTGTGGATACATTGGGAAATTTGAACAAAGAATATTTACAAAAGCTATTACAATTCTCTAAGAAGAAATTAGTCTATCTCAATGAGGCTTTTATAGATTTGCGTTTGGAAGGAGGAAACAAGATTGAAAAGCCGATTTGTAAGGCTGCTAGTTCTACACTCGTTATTTCGCCAGAAAATAAATTGGTTTTGCCTTGTTATCATTTGGGAAAAGAAGAGTTTGAAATCAATGATAGTTTGTATGAATTATATCATTCTGATAAAATAAAAAGTCTTATTTCAGAAGAAGGAAAACTACCTGAGTGTGAAGGTTGTACTATTAATTGTTATATGCAACCTTCTTTTGCTGTGGAAATAAACCGTTTTTTTTGGAAGGCTTTGCCTAGCACACTCAAGTATAATTTTATGAAAGGAACGTGGAAGAATTTATTATAA
- a CDS encoding O-methyltransferase: MDFLPPELLQDLENYALAHSQDELPVLKELDRQTHLRANKPRMLSGHLQGNFLQMISRLMQPKRILEIGTYTGYSAICLAQGLSENGVLHTIDNNVEQESITREFVKKAGLEDKIKLHLGNAADIIPTILTEKEEWDMVFIDADKSNYGLYYDLVFDKVRKGGIIIADNVLWSGKVLIDPKELKKNDKDTPALIEYNQKNKEDNRTFSMLLPLRDGLMMAIKE; encoded by the coding sequence ATGGATTTTTTACCACCAGAACTACTACAAGATTTAGAAAACTATGCTTTGGCACATTCTCAAGATGAACTGCCAGTTTTAAAAGAATTAGACCGTCAAACACATTTGAGAGCCAACAAACCTCGTATGCTTTCTGGACACCTACAAGGAAATTTCCTTCAAATGATTTCACGATTAATGCAGCCCAAACGCATTCTTGAAATTGGAACATATACAGGTTATTCAGCCATTTGTTTGGCGCAAGGACTTTCAGAAAATGGTGTTTTGCATACCATTGATAATAATGTAGAACAAGAAAGTATTACAAGAGAATTTGTAAAAAAAGCTGGTTTGGAAGATAAAATTAAACTTCACTTGGGAAATGCTGCTGATATTATTCCGACTATTTTGACAGAAAAAGAGGAATGGGATATGGTTTTTATTGATGCAGACAAATCAAATTATGGTCTTTATTATGATTTAGTTTTTGATAAAGTCAGAAAGGGAGGAATTATAATTGCTGATAATGTGCTTTGGAGTGGAAAAGTTTTGATAGACCCCAAAGAACTCAAGAAAAACGATAAAGATACACCAGCTTTGATAGAATACAATCAAAAAAACAAAGAAGATAATCGTACTTTTAGCATGCTGTTGCCTTTGCGTGATGGACTTATGATGGCAATTAAAGAATAG
- a CDS encoding methionine aminotransferase, which yields MITTKLPKVGTTIFTVMSALAQKHNAINLSQGFPDFRVNENLVKEVTKAMNNNFNQYAPMAGFMPLREQIAQKIEKMYGISSNPDTEITVVSGASEGIFAAIAATVRENDEVIIFEPAYDLYVPAIELQGGIVRHISLSAPSFRPDFEQLKRLISPKTRLIIFNTPHNPTGTTWTTEDLETLDSLLEGSRILVISDEVYEHLIFDNQKHQSVLSYPNLKERSFAVFSFGKTFHATGWKVGYVIAPQKLTAELRKIHQYITFSTVTPIQVALAEFLKNEENYIHLADFYQEKRDYLCKLLVQTNFTFTPTQGTYFQLVDYSKISDQKDTDFAVWLTEKIGVASIPISPFYQNENNNSAKILRLCFAKNNETLEKAVEKLSKL from the coding sequence TTGATTACAACCAAACTTCCAAAGGTAGGCACAACTATTTTTACAGTTATGTCTGCGCTTGCTCAAAAGCATAATGCAATTAATCTTTCACAAGGTTTTCCAGATTTTAGAGTCAATGAAAACTTAGTCAAGGAAGTCACAAAAGCTATGAATAATAATTTTAATCAGTATGCTCCAATGGCTGGTTTTATGCCTCTACGTGAACAAATTGCTCAAAAAATAGAGAAAATGTATGGTATTTCTTCTAATCCTGATACAGAAATTACAGTTGTTTCGGGTGCATCAGAAGGGATTTTTGCTGCCATTGCTGCCACAGTAAGAGAAAATGATGAAGTGATTATTTTTGAACCTGCTTATGATTTATATGTCCCAGCTATTGAGCTTCAAGGAGGAATTGTAAGGCATATTTCTTTATCTGCACCTAGTTTTAGACCTGATTTTGAACAACTCAAACGCCTTATTTCGCCAAAAACTCGTTTGATTATTTTCAATACGCCACACAATCCAACAGGAACAACGTGGACAACAGAAGATTTAGAAACTTTAGATTCACTTTTAGAAGGAAGTCGGATTTTAGTAATTAGTGATGAGGTTTATGAACACCTTATTTTTGATAATCAAAAACATCAAAGTGTTCTTTCTTATCCAAACTTGAAAGAGCGTTCGTTTGCTGTCTTTTCGTTTGGCAAAACTTTTCATGCAACAGGTTGGAAAGTGGGCTATGTAATTGCACCACAAAAACTAACTGCCGAGCTTCGCAAAATTCATCAATATATTACTTTTAGCACTGTTACACCAATTCAAGTGGCATTAGCTGAATTTTTAAAAAATGAAGAAAATTATATTCATTTAGCTGATTTCTATCAAGAAAAAAGAGATTATTTATGTAAACTTTTAGTTCAAACTAACTTTACTTTTACACCCACACAAGGAACTTATTTTCAACTCGTTGATTATTCTAAAATTTCTGACCAAAAAGATACTGATTTTGCTGTTTGGCTAACTGAAAAAATTGGCGTTGCAAGTATTCCAATTTCTCCTTTCTATCAAAATGAAAATAATAATTCAGCTAAAATTCTACGTCTTTGTTTTGCTAAGAATAATGAAACATTGGAAAAAGCTGTGGAAAAATTGAGTAAGCTTTAG
- a CDS encoding GAF domain-containing protein, translated as MAKKQNIIWLYLSPQNFRGKITMGITLMGVLATITLIGTWWYIDNQVISQYNHIIDNTAPTQYYSKVIEDCISSSTSLTAIYLATSEEEYRTERETVWKDCEVALAALSNYTDQWRNEAVISLVYDVRTKANRLRKEQNNVEQKYFARNADLKEDSKTERVRQVDQLELLTDDVRAVLELIINIQNEEIDRAKAAISFHTQNLWVIVLPAWMIVLTLVCIWLAYSINHKLLLRLHIIKHSLRQIAKGNLSNQIKTHENDEVTPIEAALNHLAQDMERLKIFAKDVGSEKFDTKVIPFNENGEVGQAFINMRDSLKMIAEKDEQLNWAVTGEAHFAKILRDFNEDIDELTQIFVSELVKYLNISQASLYLLNQDIHSKNELELKAWFAYDSHKNRKNTIQIGEGLVGETYQENRTLYLENLPNDYLYIGSALGSAKPVSLLFVPLTISEENIGILELAAFKTLKKYEIDFVEKVCENITSSIISVQNTTRTRKLLEESQMQREAVSAQEEEMRQNVEELQATQEEMERKERIINTMLQEAEEKERELRKVIQELQAEKELKQTDNLEE; from the coding sequence ATGGCAAAGAAACAAAATATTATTTGGCTCTATTTATCTCCACAAAATTTTCGTGGCAAAATCACAATGGGCATAACTTTGATGGGTGTCTTGGCAACAATTACACTTATCGGAACGTGGTGGTATATAGACAATCAAGTTATTTCTCAATATAATCATATTATAGACAATACTGCTCCTACTCAATATTATTCAAAGGTAATTGAAGACTGTATTAGCAGTAGCACAAGCCTAACAGCTATTTATTTAGCCACCAGCGAAGAAGAATACCGAACTGAGAGAGAAACAGTTTGGAAAGATTGTGAAGTTGCACTAGCAGCCCTAAGCAATTATACTGACCAATGGCGTAATGAGGCAGTTATTTCACTTGTTTATGATGTACGTACAAAGGCAAATCGTCTGAGAAAAGAACAAAATAATGTAGAACAAAAATATTTTGCTAGAAATGCAGACTTGAAAGAAGATTCTAAGACAGAAAGAGTGCGTCAAGTTGATCAATTAGAGCTTCTGACTGATGATGTACGTGCCGTTTTAGAACTCATTATAAATATTCAAAATGAAGAAATAGACAGAGCAAAAGCAGCTATTAGTTTTCACACTCAAAATCTTTGGGTTATTGTTTTGCCAGCTTGGATGATTGTCTTGACTTTAGTTTGTATTTGGCTTGCCTATTCTATCAATCATAAATTATTACTTCGCCTTCATATCATTAAACATTCTCTTCGTCAGATTGCAAAAGGAAATTTGTCTAATCAAATCAAAACGCATGAAAACGATGAAGTTACGCCTATAGAAGCAGCTCTCAATCATTTAGCACAAGATATGGAACGTTTAAAAATATTTGCTAAAGATGTTGGAAGTGAAAAATTTGACACTAAAGTCATTCCTTTTAATGAAAATGGAGAAGTCGGACAAGCATTTATCAACATGCGTGATAGTCTTAAAATGATTGCTGAAAAAGATGAACAATTAAATTGGGCAGTTACTGGAGAAGCACATTTTGCAAAAATCTTGAGAGATTTTAATGAAGATATTGATGAGCTAACACAGATTTTTGTAAGCGAACTCGTAAAATATCTGAATATTTCACAAGCTAGTTTGTATTTATTAAATCAAGATATTCATTCAAAAAACGAATTAGAATTAAAAGCTTGGTTTGCCTATGATTCACATAAAAATCGTAAAAACACCATACAAATAGGAGAAGGATTAGTAGGAGAAACCTATCAAGAAAACAGAACACTTTATTTAGAAAATCTACCAAATGACTATTTATATATTGGCTCAGCATTAGGAAGTGCAAAACCTGTCTCTTTATTATTTGTTCCTCTTACCATTTCAGAAGAAAATATTGGTATTTTGGAATTAGCAGCTTTCAAAACACTCAAAAAATATGAAATAGATTTTGTAGAAAAAGTATGTGAAAATATTACCTCTTCCATAATTTCTGTGCAAAATACAACTCGGACTCGCAAACTTTTGGAGGAGTCTCAAATGCAACGAGAGGCTGTTTCAGCACAAGAAGAAGAAATGCGCCAAAATGTAGAAGAACTACAAGCCACACAAGAAGAGATGGAACGCAAAGAAAGAATAATCAATACAATGCTTCAAGAAGCAGAAGAAAAAGAACGAGAATTACGAAAGGTAATACAAGAATTACAGGCTGAAAAAGAACTCAAACAGACTGATAATTTGGAAGAGTAA
- the recF gene encoding DNA replication and repair protein RecF (All proteins in this family for which functions are known are DNA-binding proteins that assist the filamentation of RecA onto DNA for the initiation of recombination or recombinational repair.) has product MWIKQLSLTHFRNHEDTKSNFEENINCLVGKNGSGKTNLLDGIYYLCIGRGAFSYTDTQHLQHGKTFFSLKGTFEKEGRKNTVQCIVEKGKAKVIKLNNKPYPKISEHVGNFPCVLLAPNDTDLIRESSELRRNFFDTIISQIHKNYIGLLIKQKQILRQRNQLLKDADQQEKFLKKDVLEIYDEQLLPVFKEIHRFRTEFMTDFMPIFSEIYAALADEEMKINYRSHLEGNEKEGVIKEQEEEIENENQETDETEPKKSKRPKKETPSFESIFKGNLLKDLILQRTEKGTHRDDYKFLLRKKTLKHYGSQGQQKSFVIALKLATFSIIYNQTQIKPILLLDDIFDKLDESRIENLLKLLSKSNFGQVFVTDARPERTRKLLDSFGRPIAFFEVKDGSVVNDE; this is encoded by the coding sequence ATGTGGATAAAACAACTAAGCCTCACTCATTTCCGAAATCACGAAGATACAAAATCTAATTTTGAAGAAAATATAAATTGTCTTGTTGGCAAAAATGGAAGTGGAAAAACAAACCTTTTAGATGGAATTTATTATCTCTGTATTGGTCGTGGTGCGTTTAGTTATACAGATACTCAGCATTTACAACATGGAAAGACTTTTTTTTCATTGAAAGGAACATTTGAAAAAGAAGGAAGAAAAAATACGGTTCAGTGTATTGTAGAAAAGGGAAAAGCAAAAGTCATAAAATTAAATAACAAGCCTTATCCAAAAATAAGTGAACACGTAGGGAATTTTCCTTGTGTTTTGCTTGCCCCAAATGACACCGATTTGATACGAGAAAGTAGCGAACTAAGACGCAATTTTTTTGATACCATTATTTCACAGATTCATAAAAATTATATTGGACTTCTTATAAAACAAAAACAGATTTTAAGACAACGAAATCAACTTTTGAAAGATGCAGACCAGCAAGAGAAGTTTTTAAAGAAAGATGTTTTGGAAATTTACGATGAACAACTTTTGCCTGTTTTTAAAGAAATTCATCGTTTTAGAACTGAATTTATGACTGACTTTATGCCTATTTTCTCAGAAATTTATGCAGCTTTAGCAGATGAAGAAATGAAAATAAATTATCGTTCGCACTTAGAAGGCAATGAGAAAGAAGGAGTTATAAAAGAACAAGAGGAAGAAATAGAAAACGAAAATCAAGAAACAGATGAAACAGAACCTAAAAAATCAAAACGACCTAAAAAAGAAACACCTAGTTTTGAAAGCATTTTTAAAGGGAATTTATTGAAAGATTTGATTTTACAACGCACAGAAAAAGGAACGCACAGAGACGATTATAAATTTTTACTAAGAAAAAAAACATTGAAACATTATGGTTCTCAAGGACAGCAAAAATCATTTGTAATTGCACTCAAACTAGCTACTTTTTCTATTATTTATAATCAAACACAGATAAAACCAATTTTACTTTTAGATGATATTTTTGATAAATTAGATGAAAGCAGAATTGAAAACCTATTAAAACTACTCTCAAAATCCAACTTCGGACAAGTATTCGTTACCGATGCAAGACCCGAACGAACACGAAAGTTATTAGATTCTTTTGGCAGACCGATTGCTTTTTTTGAAGTGAAAGATGGGAGTGTTGTAAATGATGAGTGA
- a CDS encoding four helix bundle protein, which translates to MNKGILKQKSFHFAVRIVNLYKYLADQHKEYVLSKQILRSGTSVGANIREAEFAQSNLDFIHKLSISQKEINETIYWLELLKETNYIKEEQFKSLNNDAIEILKIITSSIKTMKGKIK; encoded by the coding sequence ATGAATAAGGGTATTTTAAAACAAAAAAGTTTTCATTTTGCAGTTCGTATCGTAAATTTATACAAATATTTAGCTGACCAACACAAAGAGTATGTTTTATCCAAACAAATTTTAAGAAGTGGAACATCAGTAGGAGCAAATATACGAGAAGCTGAATTTGCTCAAAGTAATTTAGATTTTATACATAAACTATCTATTTCACAAAAAGAAATTAATGAAACAATTTACTGGTTAGAGCTTTTAAAAGAAACAAATTACATAAAAGAAGAACAATTTAAAAGTCTAAATAATGACGCAATAGAAATTTTAAAAATCATTACAAGTAGTATTAAAACAATGAAAGGAAAAATTAAATAA